In the genome of Telluria beijingensis, one region contains:
- the mshL gene encoding pilus (MSHA type) biogenesis protein MshL, which yields MNKHVFIPCALALLLAACQSAPPNATYDAISQEMAKANAQPAPRPAVDDAVANALLPPAASLASQLPKARPALEERFNVAFNNVPAQQFFRSIVAGTRYNMLVHPDVSGTISANLKDVTLVETLEAVRDMYGYDYRIDGARISIRPLTMQTRMFQVNYLTAHRRGMSNTRVSSTSVADAGNNNNNNNGNNGGGQGFGNQGGQNGQNGQDGTGQNGQRQLNSTDVQTLSDNDFWKDLKESIVAIVGTLDGGRSVVVSPQSGVLVIRAMPDELRNVDAYLKATQLSVDRQVILEAKILEVELSDSYQSGINWASFASFRGGTANRVSGGMISPGANLAPLPYGGGQPAVINNGQGLAASTGFSLSNAASAAGSLFGFAFQTNNFAALITFLESQGSVHVLSSPRIAAVNNQKAVLKIGTDEFFVTGITNNINTTNNSTIVSPTVTVQPFFSGVVLDVTPQIDDKGNILLHVHPSVSQVSTVNKDVDLGSGGTLRLPLAASSTSELDSIVRGRDGQVVAIGGLMRQASSGDTDQLPGADKIPLLGQLFRNKNRVSQKRELVVLIKPTIVEGASDWSQDMLDAGRRIEQLDPRIRGRD from the coding sequence ATGAACAAGCATGTATTCATCCCGTGCGCGCTGGCGCTGCTGCTGGCCGCTTGCCAGAGCGCGCCGCCGAACGCGACCTATGACGCCATCAGCCAGGAGATGGCGAAGGCCAATGCCCAGCCGGCCCCGCGGCCGGCGGTCGACGACGCGGTGGCCAATGCGCTGCTACCGCCGGCGGCAAGCCTGGCCAGCCAGTTGCCGAAGGCGCGGCCGGCGCTCGAGGAGCGCTTCAACGTCGCCTTCAACAACGTGCCGGCGCAGCAGTTCTTCCGCTCGATCGTGGCCGGCACCCGCTACAATATGCTGGTGCACCCGGACGTGAGCGGCACCATCAGCGCCAACCTGAAGGACGTGACCCTGGTCGAGACGCTCGAAGCGGTGCGCGACATGTACGGCTACGACTACAGGATCGACGGCGCGCGCATCAGCATCCGCCCGCTGACCATGCAGACCCGCATGTTCCAGGTAAACTACCTGACCGCGCACCGGCGCGGCATGTCGAACACGCGCGTGTCCTCGACCTCGGTCGCGGACGCCGGCAACAACAATAACAACAATAACGGCAACAACGGCGGGGGCCAGGGTTTCGGCAACCAGGGCGGCCAGAATGGGCAGAACGGCCAGGACGGCACTGGCCAGAACGGCCAGCGCCAGCTCAACAGCACCGACGTCCAGACCCTGTCCGACAACGACTTCTGGAAAGACCTGAAGGAGTCGATCGTCGCCATCGTCGGCACGCTCGACGGCGGCCGCAGCGTGGTGGTCAGCCCGCAGTCCGGCGTGCTGGTGATCCGCGCGATGCCCGACGAACTGCGCAACGTCGACGCCTACCTGAAGGCGACCCAGCTGTCGGTCGACCGCCAGGTGATCCTGGAAGCGAAGATCCTCGAGGTGGAGCTGAGCGACAGCTACCAGAGCGGCATCAACTGGGCCTCGTTCGCCTCGTTCCGCGGCGGCACCGCCAACCGCGTCTCGGGCGGCATGATCTCGCCCGGCGCCAACCTGGCGCCGCTGCCGTACGGCGGCGGCCAGCCGGCCGTGATCAACAACGGCCAGGGCCTGGCGGCCAGCACCGGCTTCTCGCTGTCGAACGCGGCCAGCGCGGCCGGTTCGCTGTTCGGCTTCGCCTTCCAGACCAATAATTTCGCGGCCCTGATCACCTTCCTGGAATCGCAGGGCAGCGTGCACGTGCTGTCGAGCCCCCGCATCGCGGCGGTCAACAACCAGAAGGCCGTGCTCAAGATCGGCACCGACGAATTCTTCGTCACCGGCATCACCAACAACATCAACACCACCAACAACAGCACCATCGTCAGCCCGACCGTGACGGTGCAGCCCTTTTTCTCGGGCGTAGTGCTGGACGTGACGCCGCAGATCGACGACAAGGGTAACATCCTGCTGCACGTGCACCCATCGGTGAGCCAGGTATCGACCGTCAACAAGGACGTCGACCTCGGGTCGGGCGGTACCCTGCGCCTGCCGCTGGCGGCGTCGAGCACCTCGGAGCTGGACAGCATCGTGCGCGGCCGCGACGGCCAGGTGGTCGCGATCGGCGGCCTGATGCGGCAAGCCTCGAGCGGCGACACCGACCAGTTGCCCGGCGCCGACAAGATCCCGCTGCTGGGCCAGCTGTTCCGCAACAAGAACCGCGTGAGCCAGAAGCGCGAGCTGGTGGTGCTGATCAAGCCCACCATCGTCGAAGGGGCGAGCGACTGGAGCCAGGACATGCTCGACGCCGGCCGCCGTATCGAACAGCTCGACCCGCGTATCCGGGGGCGTGACTGA
- a CDS encoding ExeA family protein gives MYAAHFGLRELPFGITPDTSFFFGSPRSQEALNTLLVAARAGEGFIKITGEVGTGKTLLCRKFMATLGEGFVTAYIPNPYLEPRTLMLALADELEIALERDVDQHQLLKAINLRLLHLARAGQRVVLCLDEAQAIPVESLEALRLLTNLETEKRKLLQIVLFGQPELNRKLELDSIRQLAQRITFHYHLGPLSRDDLDFYVAHRLRVAGFTGARLFTGAAIRSLYKASGGVPRLVNIMAHKALMLSYGQGKQQVVGSHVAIAARDTVGVTRTIRIWLAGGAVVAAAAAGLAWAFAL, from the coding sequence ATGTACGCGGCGCACTTCGGCCTGCGCGAGCTGCCGTTCGGGATCACGCCCGACACCAGCTTCTTCTTCGGCAGCCCGCGTTCGCAGGAAGCGCTGAACACCCTGCTGGTGGCGGCGCGCGCCGGCGAAGGCTTCATCAAGATCACCGGCGAGGTCGGCACCGGCAAGACGCTATTGTGCCGCAAGTTCATGGCCACCCTGGGCGAGGGCTTCGTCACCGCCTATATCCCGAATCCCTACCTGGAGCCGCGCACCCTGATGCTGGCGCTGGCCGACGAACTCGAGATCGCGCTCGAGCGCGACGTCGACCAGCACCAGTTGCTCAAGGCGATCAACCTGCGCCTGCTGCACCTGGCGCGCGCGGGGCAGCGGGTGGTGTTGTGCCTGGACGAGGCGCAGGCGATCCCGGTCGAGAGCCTGGAAGCGCTGCGCCTGCTGACCAATCTCGAGACCGAGAAGCGCAAGCTGCTTCAAATCGTGCTGTTCGGCCAGCCGGAATTGAACCGCAAGCTCGAACTCGATTCGATCCGCCAGCTCGCCCAGCGCATCACGTTTCACTACCATCTCGGTCCGCTGAGCCGCGACGACCTCGATTTCTATGTCGCGCACCGGCTGCGCGTGGCCGGCTTCACCGGCGCGCGCCTGTTCACCGGCGCCGCCATCCGCAGCCTGTACAAGGCCAGCGGGGGCGTGCCGCGGCTGGTCAACATCATGGCGCACAAGGCGCTGATGCTCAGCTACGGCCAGGGCAAGCAGCAGGTGGTGGGCAGCCATGTCGCGATCGCCGCGCGCGATACGGTCGGTGTCACGCGCACCATCCGCATCTGGCTCGCTGGTGGCGCCGTGGTCGCCGCCGCGGCGGCCGGCCTGGCGTGGGCGTTCGCGCTATGA